The DNA sequence GTGACTTGCCCTGGCCAGATGCCATGGTGGTGGACACCAAGGGAAAGAACAAAGAGCCAGCCCCCCACTGGTATTAGGTTCGTGACGCTGTGCTGTCTGGCCCTTAGATAGATGGGTCTGCTGCATGGCTCTCCCAAGGCACCCGTGGGCCAGGTGCTGTCTAGGGGCAGATCTGCTTCAGTTCTCTAACTGTGGGATGTTCTTGTTTTGCAGGAAGCAGGTAAGATGGTGGCTGGGCCTTTCCTAGACTCCCCCTTCTCTTGGGCTTGTTGGCATCCCCTGTTCTTCCTTGCCCTGGAGGCCCTTCTGACGGGATCCAGCTGGAGCTGCCCTTCCAGGTGCCACTGCTCCtcccaggacaggtctgtctTCTGCAACCGCCGGCGCCTGACCACCGTGCCGGGCGGGATCCCCCCAGAGTCTGAGCTCCTGGACCTGAGCAAGAACCGGATCAGGACCTTACACCAGGGCATGTTCTCCCGCCTGCAGCCCTTGAAGGAGCTGGACCTGAGCGAGAACATCATCTCCAACATCGAGCCCGGAGCCTTTAACAGCCTGCAGAAGCTGATGACCCTGAGGCTGAAGAGTAACCAGCTGAAAATCGTCCCCCCTGGAATCTTCACCGGCCTCCCTAACCTCACCATCCTTGACATCAGCGAGAACAAGATCGTCATCTTCCTGGACCACTCCTTCAAAGACTTGTTCCACCTTAGGAAGCTGGAGGCCGGGGACAACCACCTGGTCTTCATCTCACCGCAAGCCTTCAGCGGGCTCCTCCGCCTGCAGCAGCTCACCCTGGAGAAGTGCAACTTGACGAGCGTGCCCCAGCTCGCCCTCTCCCAGCTTCACCACCTGGTCGAGCTCCGGTTCCAGGTGCTCAACATCAGCGTCCTCCACAACTACTCCTTCCAGAGGCTGCACCGTTTGAACGTGCTGGAGATCAACCGCTGGCCTTTCCTGGCGACGCTGGAGCCCCGCAGCCTCTTGGGACTGAACTTGACCTCCTTGTCCATCACCAAGTGCAACCTCAGCGCCGTCCCTTACGAGGCGTTCAGGCATTTGGTTTATCTCCAGTACCTGGATCTCTCCCACAACCCCATCTCGGAGATCCCTGGCAAGAGGCTGAGCGACCTTTCACGCCTTCAGGAATTCCACCTCTCCGGAGGCAGGCTGGCCACCATCGCCACCAGTGCCTTCCAAGGACTCAACTCCTTCCGGCTGCTCAATGTCTCGGGCAACGCCCTGAGGACCTTGGAAGAAGGGGTCTTCCACTCGGTGGGGAACCTGGAGATCCTGCGGTTAGACAGGAACCCCCTGGCCTGTGACTGCCGGCTCCTATGGATTATCCGAAGGCGACGCAGGCTTAACTTCGGAGGGCAGCAGCCCGCCTGCGCCAGCCCCACGACGGTCAAAGGGAAAGTCTTCAAGGACTTCTCCGACGTCCTCCTGCCCAGTCACTTCACCTGCAGGAAGTCTAAGATCCCAGACAAGACGCCTCAGCAGGTGAGCGTGGAAGAGGGGGGCAAAGCAACCCTGAGCTGCAAGGGCGAAGGGGATCCACACCCCATCGTCTACTGGGTGTCACCTCATAACATCCGCCTGGATTCCAACCACAAGGGGCGGATGAGGGTCTTCGCAGATGGCACCTTGGAGATTGACTATGCCTTAGCCCAGGACAGCGGCACCTACCACTGCGTTGCCAGCAACGTAGCAGGGAACGACACGTTGCTGGCGCACCTGCGCGTGAGCAAGCCCTCCGCCCAGTTGGGCAACGACTCCTTCCTGTTCTCCAACAGTTCGGAGGCCTTCCAGCCGTCCCTCATCAACGTGGGCACGCTGGTGGGAGTCTTGGCCATGGGCATCCTGCCGTTCCTCAGCTCGGTCGCCGTCTGTTTCGTCTTCATCTTCTTCTGGAGCAAGAGCAAAGGGAAGGTCAAGCATCACGCCACCTTCGAGTTCGTCCCTCACTATCCCCACGCGGCCTGGAACAAGCCAcgcagcagcggcggcggcggcaagTTTGCCATGAAACTCATGTGACGAAGGGGCCATTTTCTCGCCTCGGGCCCCCATAGCTTTGTAAACCCGGAAACGAAAAATGCAGAGAACTTACAAAATTGGTTCATCTTTGTGAGCTGCCGATGCCGGCACCACTCTCCACCTGTGTAGCAGCGCGGGGGGCCGGGGAGTCTTGTGGTCAACATGAAGCAGAGATCGTTTATAGTGGACCTTTTTGGCCGATTCTCAGGGACCTGGCGAAGATACCGGTGCAGGTTTGGTGCAAAGATTACATGCTAAGGCAGAAGCTAGAGGCTTGGTGGCATGGGGAGTTGGGCCTGGACTATGcagcctttcatctctaggtcactggttctAACACTGCCTAGGTTGGCAGGGGCTGGAGAACTGGGGACTTCTGGGGTGTGGTGAAGTTCCCAGGGGGGCAGCGGTCACATCTCGATAACTGGACGAGCCATGGTCCTAACTCCAGGAAGTGGGCAGGTTTGAGGTGTGTTggctgggcagcatggggggAAAACATAAATGTCCCACAGCTGTGGAGAGAGGACGTGTCCTAACGGAGCGAGGTAGAGAAGGAAGGACCTTGGGGAATGTCGTAAGATCATGACTCCTTCCCCTGGAGTGGAACAGCTCTCACACCATGGCAGAAAATAATAAGATGGTCTAAGCGGGGTAATTTTTCAGGGGTTTGGGCAGTTCTGCTATAAAATGATGGTGGTAAACCGGGGAAGGGTTAAAAATTGGAAGCATCTTTGCCAGGCCTGGAGTCATCTTTGTCCCTGAAATCACCCAGATCCTTAATGGGCTCCCAGAGGGGAGACACAATGCtcatctttcccctccccccggtccCTTTTACAACCTCTCAATCTGCAGTGAATTATTCATGTCAGGCAAAAACCAAGCGTGCTGCTCAAGGCAATCTATTAAAACCACTGTGGTTGAAAGTCTTGTCTAACGCTTAACCAGATCATTGAGAGCAATAAATAACACTCCGCACTTCTATAGCAACCGCAAACCAAAGAGCTCAAAGCCCGTCACAGTCATTACGGGGTTACACCTCAGACCAACCCTGGGACGCAGGTAAATAGCACGATCCCCGtgctgcagatggggaaactgaggcacaaagcgggGCGGCGGCGTGGCCTTTGCTCTTTATGCTACAACACTACGAACAAGCCACCAAGGCAGAGCTGGG is a window from the Malaclemys terrapin pileata isolate rMalTer1 chromosome 21, rMalTer1.hap1, whole genome shotgun sequence genome containing:
- the LINGO4 gene encoding leucine-rich repeat and immunoglobulin-like domain-containing nogo receptor-interacting protein 4; the encoded protein is MVAGPFLDSPFSWACWHPLFFLALEALLTGSSWSCPSRCHCSSQDRSVFCNRRRLTTVPGGIPPESELLDLSKNRIRTLHQGMFSRLQPLKELDLSENIISNIEPGAFNSLQKLMTLRLKSNQLKIVPPGIFTGLPNLTILDISENKIVIFLDHSFKDLFHLRKLEAGDNHLVFISPQAFSGLLRLQQLTLEKCNLTSVPQLALSQLHHLVELRFQVLNISVLHNYSFQRLHRLNVLEINRWPFLATLEPRSLLGLNLTSLSITKCNLSAVPYEAFRHLVYLQYLDLSHNPISEIPGKRLSDLSRLQEFHLSGGRLATIATSAFQGLNSFRLLNVSGNALRTLEEGVFHSVGNLEILRLDRNPLACDCRLLWIIRRRRRLNFGGQQPACASPTTVKGKVFKDFSDVLLPSHFTCRKSKIPDKTPQQVSVEEGGKATLSCKGEGDPHPIVYWVSPHNIRLDSNHKGRMRVFADGTLEIDYALAQDSGTYHCVASNVAGNDTLLAHLRVSKPSAQLGNDSFLFSNSSEAFQPSLINVGTLVGVLAMGILPFLSSVAVCFVFIFFWSKSKGKVKHHATFEFVPHYPHAAWNKPRSSGGGGKFAMKLM